In one Nicotiana sylvestris chromosome 8, ASM39365v2, whole genome shotgun sequence genomic region, the following are encoded:
- the LOC138874833 gene encoding uncharacterized protein, with translation MFVLVGTIARVETGGKNERRKEKESKGAQVEIPETFRENKKRRATSSIPVETPPRRERATRSQKKQSEAELEKALKESKRKAIAKGKKKVSEPIEAIEIEEMDPVLHDEEVAEEVAEEVEIVTLKAKKINTSKKKSPSKTKSAEPYTLAKRTTSAMKSRKLKVVEEEESKDEEESDKEKEKMLKFGKRTIFKGRLLSDLEEEEMMLLLEKLQL, from the exons ATGTTTGTTCTGGTGGGAACTATTGCTAGGGTTGAAACTGGTGGTAAAAatgaaaggagaaaagaaaaggagagtaaGGGTGCTCAAG TTGAAATCCCTGAAACTTTTAGGGAAAACAAGAAGAGAAGGGCTACGTCTTCTATCCCTGTAGAGACTCCTCCCAGAAGAGAAAGAGCTACAAGGAGTCAAAAGAAGCAGAGTGAGGCTGAACTTGAAAAGGCCTtgaaagaaagtaaaagaaaagctATTGCAAAGGGGAAGAAGAAGGTGAGCGAGCCTATTGAGGCAATTGAAATTGAGGAGATGGACCCAGTCCTTCATGATGAAGAGGTGGCTGAAGAGGTGGCTGAAGAGGTGGAGATTGTGACTCTGAAAGCAAAGAAAATCAACACTTCCAAAAAGAAGTCTCCTTCAAAAACAAAGTCTGCAGAACCTTATACCTTGGCAAAAAGAACCACGTCTGCCATGAAGTCTAGAAAACTGAAAGTGGTAGAGGAAGAAGAGAGTAAAGACGAAGAAGAATCTgataaagagaaggaaaagatgCTTAAGTTTGGGAAAAGAACCATCTTTAAAGGTAGACTCCTCAGTGACTTGGAGGAGGAAGAGATGATGTTGTTGCTGGAAAAACTACAACTGTAG